The following are encoded together in the Argopecten irradians isolate NY chromosome 5, Ai_NY, whole genome shotgun sequence genome:
- the LOC138324093 gene encoding rhodopsin, GQ-coupled-like, whose translation MDNNMSTSVEMTTVSGHSNGSLPPVIGWNGSYDIPVHPHWVQFPPVTPEWHYVIGIYITIVGLLGITGNSVVIYIFSHTKNLRSPSNLLVVNLAVSDLIFSVFNGFPLLTVSSFHQKWMFGSVTCQLYGFIGGVFGLMSINTLTAISIDRYVVITRPLQASQTMTRSKVHLMIFFVWLFSIVLSVPPFFGWGAYIPEGFQTSCTFDYLTKTPRTRAYIVVLYLFGFALPLFIIGVCYVMIIHGVRRHDQKMMTITKNLNAEDIKANDKRARSEMRISKIAMAVTCLFTISWSPYAIVALIGQFGPAHWITPLVSELPMMLAKTSAMHNPIIYALSHPKFRKALYRKAPWVFCCCKPEDKPDFRASISYSKRDVTRTESVNSDVSSVFSNFSDSTTTTFAERKPSEDPMRGQRDMSFKRSVSITRSDDESGSYPTMFLLAYKVDVGTIFDVTDGHSRRNSNLQSLYIPTRVQQGPPTQAINAPPGDIYVVDSVH comes from the exons ATGGATAACA ATATGTCCACCTCGGTGGAAATGACGACGGTTAGTGGACATTCAAACGGATCGCTTCCACCTGTGATTGGTTGGAATGGATCGTATGATATACCAGTCCATCCTCATTGGGTCCAGTTCCCGCCGGTCACACCTGAGTGGCATTACGTCATTGGTATCTACATCACTATCGTCGGTCTACTGGGCATCACCGGGAACTCCGTTGTCATCTACATCTTTAGCCA CACCAAAAATTTGCGGTCACCGTCTAACCTGCTCGTGGTCAATCTGGCGGTCAGTGACCTCATTTTCTCGGTATTTAATGGATTTCCTCTCCTCACCGTCTCCTCCTTCCATCAGAAATGGATGTTTGGATCCGTCA CATGCCAGCTGTACGGTTTTATTGGAGGTGTTTTCGGTCTGATGTCCATCAACACACTGACCGCCATCTCCATTGACCGCTACGTCGTCATCACCAGACCATTGCAGGCCTCTCAGACCATGACCAGAAGTAAGGTTCATCTGATGATCTTCTTCGTTTGGCTCTTTTCCATCGTTTTGAGCGTTCCGCCGTTTTTTGGCTGGGGCGCCTACATCCCCGAGGGATTCCAAACGTCTTGTACATTCGACTATCTCACCAAGACTCCTCGGACTCGAGCCTACATTGTAGTTCTGTATCTATTTGGATTCGCTCTGCCTCTGTTTATCATTGGGGTTTGTTACGTTATGATTATCCACGGGGTTCGACGCCATGATCAGAAGATGATGACCATCACAAAGAACTTAAATGCCGAAGACATCAAGGCTAACGACAAAAGAGCTCGGTCAGAAATGAGGATTTCAAAGATTGCCATGGCGGTCACTTGCCTTTTCACCATTTCATGGAGTCCTTACGCGATTGTGGCCTTGATTGGACAGTTTGGTCCTGCGCACTGGATAACTCCATTGGTATCAGAGCTTCCGATGATGCTCGCAAAGACAAGCGCCATGCACAATCCGATAATATACGCCCTGAGTCATCCGAAGTTCCGTAAGGCACTGTACAGAAAAGCTCCTTGGGTGTTCTGTTGTTGCAAACCAGAAGACAAGCCTGATTTCAGAGCGTCAATAAGCTACTCTAAGCGGGACGTGACGCGAACCGAGAGCGTCAACAGTGACGTTTCAAGCGTATTCAGCAATTTCAGCGACTCCACGACAACGACGTTCGCTGAGAGGAAACCGTCAGAAGATCCAATGAGAGGCCAAAGGGACATGTCTTTCAAAAGAAGTGTGTCCATCACACGGTCTGACGACGAATCCGGCTCCTATCCAACAATGTTTTTACTGGCCTACAAAGTAGATGTGGGTACTATCTTTGACGTGACAGATGGTCACAGTAGAAGAAATTCAAACTTACAGTCACTTTATATCCCTACAAGGGTTCAGCAAGGCCCGCCAACGCAAGCTATCAACGCACCTCCGGGAGATATTTATGTCGTGGATAGCGTACACTAG